A window of Belonocnema kinseyi isolate 2016_QV_RU_SX_M_011 chromosome 9, B_treatae_v1, whole genome shotgun sequence contains these coding sequences:
- the LOC117179335 gene encoding lysosome-associated membrane glycoprotein 1-like, giving the protein MMLPKVLLLLCSAVILVSAAEDAGSITARVVTTPKATTSKSPPEPEPEPSTTTVNTTSTATPSTTAPTTITESTTTPTKPTPPTTTPTSTTPSTTTTESTTTPTKPTAPTTTPTTPSPPTSSTVPSTTSGPPTTKAPPTPVPLETGKWFWNGTNETCIVVEMAVQFEIMYPSNMTNNTSSQKLNLPAKSVAVNGSCNPMEQILTLSWNSTLGSDNDSLTIHFVKNVSSKQYTLHHLELVILPQELPNYNSTSNKTLKYVHMKDEFQTKLSNSYRCANPPKFNLTNEGSNVKVGTIQLSNVQFQAFRSDKTINFGQAEDCITDTPDVVPIAVGCVLAILVVIVLVAYLIGRKRAQARGYLSM; this is encoded by the exons ATGATGCTGCCAAAGGTTCTACTTTTGCTCTGCTCAGCAGTAATACTCGTATCAG CTGCTGAAGATGCAGGCAGTATAACTGCACGAGTAGTGACTACTCCAAAAGCCACGACTAGTAAATCACCACCTGAACCTGAACCTGAACCTTCAACGACAACTGTTAATACAACAAGCACTGCAACCCCATCTACTACTGCCCCAACTACAATAACAGAATCAACGACAACACCCACAAAACCTACACCTCCAACCACCACCCCAACATCTACTACACCAAGCACTACAACAACAGAATCAACAACAACGCCCACAAAACCTACGGCTCCAACCACCACTCCAACAACACCTTCACCTCCAACTAGCAGCACAGTGCCCTCGACCACGTCAGGCCCTCCAACCACCAAAGCACCACCAACTCCCGTACCACTTGAAACTGGAAAATGGTTCTGGAATGGCACTAATGAAACTTGCATTGTTGTTGAAATGGCTGTTCAGTTCGAGATCATGTACCCATCGAATATGAcg AATAACACTTCTTCGCAAAAACTCAATTTGCCCGCGAAGAGCGTAGCTGTTAACGGAAGCTGCAATCCAATGGAACAAATCCTCACTCTTTCGTGGAATTCAACTTTAGGATCCGACAATGATTCCCTCACCATTCATTTCGTGAAGAATGTTTCGAGCAAGCAATACACTCTTCACCATCTGGAACTCGTTATTTTGCCACAGGAGTTGCCAAACTATAACTCTACGTCta ACAAGACGTTGAAGTATGTACACATGAAGGACGAGTTCCAGACGAAATTGAGCAACTCGTACCGTTGTGCCAATCCGCCTAAGTTCAATTTGACCAATGAAGGCAGTAATGTGAAAGTAGGAACCATTCAATTGAGTAACGTGCAATTCCAAGCCTTTAGATCTGATAAAACCATTAACTTCGGCCAAG CTGAAGATTGTATAACTGATACCCCAGATGTGGTGCCAATTGCAGTTGGATGTGTTCTGGCAATTTTGGTAGTAATCGTATTGGTAGCCTACTTAATAGGACGTAAGCGCGCACAGGCCCGTGGCTACCTCAGTATGTAA